In Aspergillus flavus chromosome 3, complete sequence, one genomic interval encodes:
- a CDS encoding putative C6 transcription factor encodes MDSTSSSRNGRATRSSLACLPCRSRHVKCDGKRPCCARCAEIGQDCNYARSRRGGLDRAALADRRRRLAANDRKSPAPDSSRQPHTRTQQVQEHTTPLMAEDLRHEPNERISVGDVILGISFPDAGIAQPDDIESDFLINAYYEKFHGCHPFLLPRKHLSRMYQDPHRQSSFTPLLAVMRLIGHIYTSHEWSTSLRDHIEACFLQASPSDPIMVQSRLLFSMALFWHDYKDAAKLEMDAATSLAVDLKMYLSDFAASHGRDDPVLKECWRRTWWMLYIVDAYYTGTLGTMNFRVVDIAATVDLPCEEREYESGDIPEPRTLQEFNCREFSAEPIRFSSFAYLIGAVQCAASAIAIAPKIATKGDSTHVIQAADCSLDGWRLLLPDDRKQLMDKDGKIDELMFQAHLIIHVSTIGLHRPFSALKFNAVEHVSSCAREPPLDTPIPDLVNVHTVRVLRAVEAQIRLLALPVPEFHHTPFTTCMVSEGTLALLSACSALFKGTQLSTARDQIRMTLGCLKVLGEVWPRIARNVREIQTIAQTVLGIGPVGKNSMTPSSSAGPSFGGGEDGLDLFTRVPSNDTTNSSSLGSIEDLCGWYSLGELSDLPWGMGNDS; translated from the exons ATGGATTCTACATCAAGCTCTCGCAATGGTCGGGCTACGCGCTCCTCGCTGGCTTGTCTACCCTGCCGCTCGCGTCATGTGAAATGCGATGGCAAGCGGCCTTGCTGTGCCCGCTGCGCTGAAATTGGGCAGGATTGTAACTATGCACGATCCCGACGTGGCGGGCTCGACCGCGCAGCCCTGGCTGATCGTCGCCGACGACTTGCAGCGAACGATAGAAAATCACCAGCTCCTGACTCGAGTCGTCAACCACATACAAGGACTCAACAGGTCCAGGAGCATACCACTCCATTGATGGCCGAGGACCTTCGCCATGAGCCGAACGAGAGGATCAGTGTCGGCGATGTCATCTTAGGCATCTCGTTTCCGGACGCAGGCATCGCTCAGCCCGATGACATTGAGAGCGATTTCTTGATCAATGCATACTATGAGAAATTCCATGGCTGTCACCCTTTCCTATTACCCCGGAAACACCTCTCAAGAATGTATCAAGATCCGCACAGACAGTCGAGCTTCACACCTCTTCTTGCTGTGATGCGCCTAATCGGACATATCTACACCTCGCACGAATGGTCAACATCGTTGAGAGACCATATTGAGGCCTGCTTTCTACAAGCATCACCATCTGATCCAATCATGGTTCAATCTCGACTCCTATTCTCTATGGCTTTGTTCTGGCACGACTACAAGGATGCGGCCAAACTGGAAATGGATGCTGCTACCAGTCTTGCAGTTGATTTAAAGATGTATCTGTCGGACTTTGCGGCATCGCATGGGCGCGATGACCCCGTGCTGAAGGAGTGCTGGAGGCGAACATGGTGGATGCTGTACATCGTCGACGCCTATTACACGGGTACGCTGGGGACCATGAACTTTCGAGTTGTGGATATTGCTGCTACGGTGGACCTACCCTGCGAAGAGCGAGAGTATGAGTCGGGA GATATACCCGAGCCGCGCACTCTGCAAGAGTTCAACTGTCGCGAATTCTCTGCCGAGCCCATTCGTTTCTCATCCTTTGCATATCTCATTGGCGCCGTACAATGTGCAGCATCGGCGATAGCCATAGCGCCAAAGATCGCAACCAAAGGAGACTCAACGCACGTCATCCAAGCTGCAGACTGTAGTCTGGATGGATGGCGATTGTTATTACCGGATGATCGCAAGCAGCTCATGGACAAGGATGGAAAAATTGACGAGCTAATGTTTCAAGCCCACTTGATCATTCATGT GTCTACTATCGGGCTACACCGACCCTTCTCAGCCCTGAAGTTCAATGCAGTAGAGCATGTATCAAGCTGTGCCCGAGAACCACCCCTCGACACCCCAATCCCAGATCTAGTCAACGTACACACCGTGCGCGTCCTACGAGCCGTGGAGGCTCAGATCCGCCTTTTGGCACTACCGGTTCCTGAATTTCACCATACGCCATTTACCACCTGCATGGTGAGTGAGGGAACGCTGGCGCTACTTTCGGCCTGCAGTGCTCTATTTAAAGGCACTCAATTGTCGACTGCACGAGATCAGATCCGGATGACACTCGGATGTCTCAAAGTGCTGGGCGAGGTGTGGCCGAGAATCGCAAGGAATGTGCGGGAGATACAGACGATCGCTCAAACGGTGCTCGGCATTGGGCCGGTGGGCAAGAATAGTATGACGCCTAGTTCCAGTGCTGGCCCGTCTTtcggtggaggagaggaCGGCCTTGATTTATTTACCCGTGTACCGAGCAATGATACAACTAACAGCTCTTCCCTTGGTTCTATTGAGGATCTTTGTGGGTGGTACAGCCTGGGCGAATTGAGTGACCTTCCATGGGGTATGGGAAATGACTCATAA
- a CDS encoding quinone reductase (zinc-containing alcohol dehydrogenase), whose product MQAIRVHPAPPSCDPYSPSNPAPVSALHLDEDIPVPKLSKPGELLIRVKATTVIRDMLTWPETYRHDYAIMGNDLSGIVIETFDDNSKFKSGDEVFGMTHVDRAAAWAEYTMVKEDEVALKPKCLSWEEAAALPLSAHTAYEALFVHAGLAIPSVDTALRNKAQSSQHQKQILITGAAGAVGIHLVQLASAAGLHVVAATSSNARNQDFLRSLGADETTEYARLDGYQSDFDIIVDAVGGDVLAKCWNYVKDDGVLISVDSASYNFVEEHQKRGICKEGVQALFFIVTGSGEALRYLAELVEQGILQSLVIQTYPFRSVREAYEHANGRHTGRGKILLTEFFAV is encoded by the coding sequence ATGCAAGCTATTCGTGTGCACCCAGCTCCCCCGTCCTGCGATCCTTATTCACCTTCTAACCCTGCACCGGTTTCTGCCTTGCatctggatgaggatattccCGTCCCCAAGTTGTCGAAGCCTGGCGAGCTGCTGATTCGCGTCAAGGCCACGACAGTGATTCGGGACATGCTGACCTGGCCTGAGACATATCGCCATGATTATGCTATTATGGGAAATGATCTATCTGGTATCGTGATTGAAACTTTCGATGACAACAGCAAATTCAAATCTGGCGATGAGGTCTTTGGTATGACGCATGTGGATCGTGCAGCGGCCTGGGCAGAATACACAATGgtcaaggaggatgaagttGCTCTCAAGCCAAAGTGTTTAAGCTGGGAGGAGGCTGCGGCCTTACCTCTCAGTGCCCACACAGCCTACGAGGCCTTGTTTGTCCATGCTGGTCTTGCTATTCCTTCTGTGGATACTGCGTTGAGGAATAAAGCGCAGTCCTCTCAGCATCAGAAGCAAATATTGATCACCGGGGCTGCCGGCGCTGTGGGAATCCACCTGGTGCAGTTGGCCTCTGCTGCAGGACTGCACGTTGTGGCCGCGACTAGTTCTAACGCGCGGAATCAAGATTTCCTTCGCAGCCTTGGGGCGGACGAAACGACTGAATACGCCCGGTTAGACGGCTACCAGTCagactttgatatcattgtgGACGCGGTTGGCGGCGACGTGCTGGCCAAGTGCTGGAACTACGTCAAAGATGATGGGGTATTGATTTCCGTTGACTCTGCCAGCTATAACTTCGTGGAGGAGCATCAAAAGCGTGGAATCTGCAAGGAAGGAGTCCAAGCTTTGTTTTTCATTGTCACTGGGAGCGGCGAGGCTTTACGATATTTGGCTGAACTTGTAGAGCAAGGCATTCTGCAGTCCCTGGTTATTCAGACGTACCCTTTCCGAAGTGTGCGAGAGGCGTATGAGCACGCCAACGGACGGCATACGGGACGTGGGAAGATTCTCCTCACTGAGTTCTTTGCTGTCTAA